From Apteryx mantelli isolate bAptMan1 chromosome 30, bAptMan1.hap1, whole genome shotgun sequence, the proteins below share one genomic window:
- the LSM4 gene encoding U6 snRNA-associated Sm-like protein LSm4, protein MLPLSLLKTAQNHPMLVELKNGETYNGHLVSCDNWMNINLREVICTSRDGDKFWRMPECYIRGSTIKYLRIPDEIIDMVKEEVVSKGRGRGGMQQQKQQKGRGVGGAGRGVFGGRGRGIPGSGRGQQEKKPGRQSAKQ, encoded by the exons ATG CTGCCCCTGTCCCTGCTGAAGACGGCGCAGAACCACCCCATG CTAGTGGAGCTGAAAAACGGCGAGACTTACAACGGGCACCTGGTGAGCTGCGACAACTGGATGAACATCAACCTGCGGGAAGTCATCTGCACGTCCCGG GATGGTGACAAGTTCTGGAGAATGCCCGAGTGTTACATTCGTGGCAGCACGATCAAATACCTGCGTATCCCTGATGAAATAATTGACATGGTGAAAGAAGAGGTGGTGTCGAAGGGCAGAGGTCGCGGCGGGAtgcagcagcagaaacagcagaaggGCCGTGGAGTTGGAGGTGCTGGACGAG GTGTGTTTGGCGGCCGTGGCCGAGGAATACCAGGCAGCGGAAGAggccagcaggaaaaaaagccagGCAGACAATCGGCAAAGCAATGA
- the PGPEP1 gene encoding pyroglutamyl-peptidase 1, with product MEKPRRAVVVTGFGPFGEHAVNASWIAVQELEKLGLRDDVDLHVYEIPVEYQTVQRLIPALWKKHSPQLVVHVGVSGMATTVTLEKCGHNVGYKGLDNCRFCPGSQCCVEGGPECIDSVIDMDTVCKRVSALELDVTVTISKDAGRYLCDFTYYTSLYQSRGRSAFVHVPPLGKPYTAEQLGRALQAIIEEMLDVLEHSEEKINCQHEH from the exons ATGGAGAAGCCCCGGCGGGCGGTGGTGGTGACGG GGTTTGGTCCATTTGGAGAACATGCTGTTAATGCCAGTTGGATTGCAGTTCAG GAACTGGAGAAGCTAGGACTGCGAGATGATGTGGATCTGCATGTGTATGAAATCCCAGTTGAATATCAGACCGTGCAAAGACTAATTCCTGCATTATGGAAAAAGCACAGTCCACAA CTGGTGGTTCATGTAGGTGTTTCGGGTATGGCGACAACTGTAACTCTGGAGAAGTGTGGCCATAACGTAGGTTATAAAGGCTTAGACAACTGCCGCTTCTGCCCAGGCTCTCAGTGTTGCGTAGAAGGTGGCCCAGAATGCATCGATTCAGTTATTGACATGGACACAGTTTGCAAGAGAGTCTCAGCACTGGAGCTGGATGTCACTGTCACTATATCTAAGGATGCGGGCAG ataCCTTTGTGACTTCACTTACTATACTTCCTTGTACCAGAGCCGTGGGAGGTCTGCTTTTGTTCATGTGCCTCCACTGGGAAAACCATATACTGCAGAACAGCTGGGTCGGGCACTACAGGCTATAATAGAAGAAATGCTTGATGTTTTGGagcattctgaagaaaaaatcaATTGTCAGCATGAACACTGA
- the GDF15 gene encoding growth/differentiation factor 15 gives MPRAPRDVRAAATCLPVLLLLSGVELRPQARGDERLQLEAIKRGILDRLGMPAPPALQRRLDPDGIRRAQRRYEEKVAELMGNRSQEEDAASWRSSGHRPAPTSQRRPDPPHGMQDPPGPYRRRMLPSRTGASQRMPQAEPTLLKQAPEPHGAAQLDAPGPEPGAVTPERPPEHRSAGARRARALDEECRKSDGKCCLRSLKVSFQDIGWADWVVAPNSYYMRFCEGSCPHNYKPASMHAQVKARMHSLSKATPAPCCVPAAYDPMVLMHYDGDGRLVSTVFEDMLVTKCHCA, from the exons ATGCCGAGGGCGCCGCGGGACGTCCGGGCCGCCGCCACCTGCCTCCcggtgctgctgcttctctctggCGTGGAGCTGCGGCCGCAGGCGCGGGGCGACGAGCGGCTCCAGCTCGAAGCCATCAAAAGGGGGATCCTGGACCGCCTGGGCatgcccgccccccccgcgctccAGCGCCGGCTGGACCCCGACGGCATCCGGCGAGCGCAGCGGCGCTACGAGGAGAAAGTGGCCGAGCTGATGGGCAACCGGAGCCAGGAGGAGGATGCCGCGTCCTGGCGGAGCAGCGGGCACCGGCCGGCTCCCACGT cgcagcgccggccgGACCCCCCCCACGGCATGCAGGACCCCCCCGGCCCCTACCGCCGCCGGATGCTGCCGTCCCGCACGGGGGCTTCCCAGAGGATGCCGCAGGCGGAGCCGACGCTCCTCAAGCAGGCGCCGGAGCCCCACGGCGCAGCCCAGCTCGACGCCCCAGGGCCGGAGCCGGGGGCTGTGACGCCGGAGCGGCCGCCGGAGCACCGGAGCGCCGGGGCGCGCAGAGCCCGGGCGCTGGACGAGGAGTGCCGGAAGAGCGACGGCAAGTGCTGCCTGCGGTCCCTCAAGGTGTCCTTCCAGGACATCGGCTGGGCCGACTGGGTCGTGGCCCCCAACAGCTACTACATGCGCTTCTGCGAGGGCTCCTGCCCGCACAACTACAAGCCGGCCAGCATGCACGCGCAGGTCAAAGCCCGCATGCACTCGCTGTCCAAGGCCACGCCGGCGCCCTGCTGCGTCCCCGCCGCCTACGACCCCATGGTGCTCATGCACTACGACGGTGACGGCCGCCTTGTCTCCACCGTCTTCGAGGACATGCTCGTCACCAAGTGCCACTGCGCCtga
- the JUND gene encoding transcription factor JunD, whose protein sequence is METPFYHDDVLSGLGSGFAPSSGSTGLLLPFPGGSMMKKDGLGLTLPEQVAAALKAPGAAAAAGPAAGGEAAAAAGLLGSAELGLLKLASPELERLIIQSNGLVTTTPTSGQFLYPKAAASEEQEFAEGFVKALEDLHKQNQLGTGGGGAAAGGSGGGGAELPAAGLAPPSEPPVYANLSSYPAVSYAAEPGPFAAPPPRLPPPPPPPLKDEPQIVPEVPSFGESPPLSPIDMDTQERIKAERKRLRNRIAASKCRKRKLERISRLEEKVKSLKSQNTELASTASLLREQVAQLKQKVLSHVNSGCQLLPQHQHQVPAY, encoded by the coding sequence ATGGAAACACCCTTCTACCATGATGATGTGTTGAGCGGCCTCGGCAGCGGCTTCGCCCCGTCCTCCGGTAGCACCGGgctcctcctgcccttccccggCGGCAGCATGATGAAGAAAGACGGGCTCGGGCTGACGCTGCCGGAGCAGGTGGCGGCGGCGCTgaaggcgcccggcgcggcggcggcggcaggcccggcggcgggcggcgaggcggcggcggcggcggggctgctggGCTCGGCCGAGCTGGGGCTGCTGAAGCTGGCGTCGCCGGAGCTGGAGCGGCTCATCATCCAGTCCAACGGGCTGGTGACCACCACGCCGACCAGCGGGCAGTTCCTCTACCCCAAGGCGGCCGCCTCCGAGGAGCAGGAGTTCGCCGAGGGCTTCGTCAAGGCGCTGGAGGACTTGCACAAGCAGAACCAgctgggcaccggcggcggcggcgcggcggcgggcggtagtggcggcggcggcgcggagctgccCGCCGCCGGGCTGGCCCCGCCGTCCGAGCCGCCGGTCTACGCCAACCTCAGCAGCTACCCGGCGGTGAGCTACGCGGCCGAGCCGGGCCCCttcgcggcgccgccgccgcggctgcccccgccgccgccgccgccgctgaagGACGAGCCGCAGATCGTGCCCGAGGTGCCGAGCTTCGGCGAGAGCCCGCCGCTGTCGCCCATCGACATGGACACGCAGGAGCGCATCAAGGCGGAGCGGAAGCGGCTGCGGAACCGCATCGCCGCCTCCAAGTGCCGCAAGAGGAAGCTGGAGCGCATCTCGCGCCTGGAGGAGAAGGTGAAGAGCCTCAAGAGCCAGAACACGGAGCTGGCCTCCACCGCCAGCCTGCTCCGCGAGCAGGTGGCCCAGCTCAAGCAGAAGGTGCTCAGCCACGTCAACAGCGGCTGCCAGCTCCTGCCGCAGCACCAGCACCAGGTGCCCGCGTACTGA